In Muribaculum gordoncarteri, the genomic window TACCCAACTATGTAATAATGCCCAACCACATCCATTTAATCATCGCAACAGTAGGGACGCGATATATCGCGTCCGCAACAGCAAAATTAGCAAAAGCAGAAATACCGGAAACAACAGAACCAATAAATCCACTAAAACCATCCATCGGCTGTCTAAAACCACCTGCACATGGAGAGCCAATAATTGATTATCATCACAATTCAAGGTTGGCGGTAATAATAGGTTCATTAAAAGCTGCGGTAACTCGCATTGCCCGGACGCGATGTATCGCGTCCCTACCGTGCTGGCAATCACGGTTTCATGAACATATTATAAGGAATCAACGCGCGTTTGACAATATTATGGATTATATCGACAATAATGTTGCTCGCTGGGAGCAAGATTGTTTCAATTTAAAATAAATATTTATATGATTAATAAAGTAACAGCTATGCTTATGTGCCTTGTGGCAATAGCCGCAAGTGCACAGCCGCAGGCCGACATCGAGGTCAGCTACACGGCTCATCATCCCAATCTTCGCAACGGTAAGGATGATCTTACAAGTCAGTATATTTTGCTCGCCAATGGTGATGAGTCAAAATTCTTCTCGCCGATGACCGAATATGTAGATTCGCTCAACTCTACGCCTGAAGGGAAAGCAAAACTGAATGAGATGACGAGCAATGCCTTTCTCGGAGGAAAATTGGACGATATACCTCGTTCCGACGGCTCATACTATGTCGTTAAATCGGTTGACAAATATACTTATTATGACAACTCCGGCTTTGAAAAATACGTGTATGAAGAGCCTGTTGCCGAAATGAAGTGGGAAGTTGCAGAAGATTCAACTAAGAATATCCTCGGTTATGAGTGCATAATGGCTGTTGTCGATTATCACGGCCGCCGATGGACTGCATGGTTCACGCCTGAGATTCCTATAAATGCCGGACCGTGGAAATTTGCCGGTCTTCCGGGACTGATATTGGAGGCGACTGCCGACGGCAACCAATACAGCTTTGTGGCAACGGGTCTTCAGCAAACCGACAAGCCCATAACTCCTGTATATCTTGCAAATGAATATGAGAAGACCGACCGCATTAAATTCTTAAAGGCGCGTCGCAGTTTCCTCGACAATCCGTTGGGTAAAATCAACGCCCAATTCGCCGGTGCCGGAGTCACTGTGGGCAAAGTTCAAAACGAGGACGGCAGTGACGCTACAGGCTCAATCTTCGCACCCGCTTCGGTCGTCGACCTTATCGAAACCGACTATCATTAAATATCAGTAGGAAATATAAGTAGACGACGACCGTTCGCCTTGACGGTGATTTTGCGGAGGCTCCATTGATGTGGAGCCTCCGTGCTGTAAAAAAATCGGTAACAGTGATGCCTATCAGATATAATTGTGTGTAGGAACGCGAAATTTTTATACCTTTGCAAGCTGAAATGAATAGCTTTCTATGGATAAGTTGTATTGGAAACTTTTCTTCACGTTCCTGAAGATAGGCGCATTCACCTTCGGCGGCGGATGGGCCATGATTTCATTAATAGAGCGCGAGGTGGTCGACAAGAACAAGTGGATTGACCGGGAGGAGTTTCTCGACCTTCTGGCTATATCGCAGTCGATGCCCGGCATAC contains:
- a CDS encoding transposase, which encodes MVDRHMFRAEWHDYNDGIFFVTVCAKDKKHLFGTISNDEMHKTALGAIVEECIQAIPAHHPQVNIPNYVIMPNHIHLIIATVGTRYIASATAKLAKAEIPETTEPINPLKPSIGCLKPPAHGEPIIDYHHNSRLAVIIGSLKAAVTRIARTRCIASLPCWQSRFHEHIIRNQRAFDNIMDYIDNNVARWEQDCFNLK
- a CDS encoding GLPGLI family protein; this translates as MINKVTAMLMCLVAIAASAQPQADIEVSYTAHHPNLRNGKDDLTSQYILLANGDESKFFSPMTEYVDSLNSTPEGKAKLNEMTSNAFLGGKLDDIPRSDGSYYVVKSVDKYTYYDNSGFEKYVYEEPVAEMKWEVAEDSTKNILGYECIMAVVDYHGRRWTAWFTPEIPINAGPWKFAGLPGLILEATADGNQYSFVATGLQQTDKPITPVYLANEYEKTDRIKFLKARRSFLDNPLGKINAQFAGAGVTVGKVQNEDGSDATGSIFAPASVVDLIETDYH